TCTCTTCTAAATGATGTTCTTCCCTGCAGGTTTCCTACGCCAGGCCCAGTTCTGACTCCATTAAGGATGCTAACCTCTATATTAGTGGGCTGCCTAAGACCATGACGCAGAAGGACGTGGAGGACATGTTTACACGTTACGGCCGAATCATCAACTCGCGTGTGCTCGTCGATAAGGCCACAGGTGATCGGAATTCCGATTTTTCTAGCGTTCCCACaaaactcagtgtgtgaggtgtaagtAGTCATTCAGAGGGTTTAGAGTGAAACGggtcagatgtctttacagtggtggtgatgggaaccaggcgttgccatgactacaacacagatatagacactttatttaccatccagaaccaccagagaacctacacgagtcttctgagtttatatggaatgttgctgatggaaaatagtggaaaatctggaataatgagttttctttggggactattttgccgcacagcgccctgcatgtctccctccccCATGAATGGAGtggaagttctctaaactctcaaaaactgcgtctcagtcatcaggcagtgaattcagaaccagttcatgtaggaactttctgtgaggagcttttagagggacgtctggttcccatcacgaCCACTGGGAATGGCTCTGACTCtgtgagtttatctagaacagagcgtttcacacaaTCAGCTCTGATTACagcataaccatttaattatgctggAAATGTTAAAATTTGGGCGTTCCCCTTTTTAAGTCTCTAACAGACCTGATTGTGTGGTTTCCAACTCTGTAAACGGGATTGAAGCGCTAAGCCTAAAGATGTGAACCTGTCCTGGCTGATCAGTCGGGATTGATTAGACAGAGCTGGGTTGTTTTTCTGACCTGTGCCTTTTAATATCTGGGTGGTGTTTGGTGGTTTAACTTGAGGTTCTGCCTCGTGTCAGGACTGTCTCGAGGTGTGGCGTTCATCCGCTTCGACAAGCGTGCAGAGGCTGAGGACGCCATCAAAGACCTGAACGGACAGAAGCCCCCAGGAGCCACAGAGCCCATCACGGTCAAGTTCGCAGCAAACCCCAACCAGGTGAAGGGCACCCAGATCATCTCCCAGATCTACCACGCCCAGTCCCGCCGCTTCGGGGGGCCAGTCCACCACCAGGCCCAGAGGTTCAGGTACAGCACACCTGCACTGCACCTGCTCAGGAGCTCAGCTCTGATTCACTGAGGCTGCTTAATAAACAATGCAATGCGTCCAAAAATCGGATTGTAGCCCGACTCTCGTCATCGCTCAGTAACGAGGGCTTTCAGCATCAGGAGTTCCTGAACAGCAGATCGAACACAGAGATCAAACAGCTCGTCTGGAGTTTTACTGAAATGCCACAGGGattcacatcaaaacattaGAACTGTAAATAACTTTTAATAACAAACATTAACTGATATTTTAGTAGCTGAGAACTGAGGCTTCAGTTTAACTGGTTTCATGTCCATAAATCACTCAAACTAGCCAGAAATGGCAAATGCCTGGCCAACTCTCGCCAACCGAAACCGGCCAGCTCTCGCCAACCGAAACCCGCCAACCGAAACCGGCCAGCTCTCGCCAACCGAAACAAGCCAACCGAAACCGGCCAGCTCTCGCCAACCGAAACCGGCCAGCTCTCGCCAACCGAAACCGGCCAGCTCTCGCCAACCGAAACAAGCCAACCGAAACCAGCCAAGTCTGCTAACTGAAAGCAGCTAGCTAACTGTGCTAACTGAAGGCAGCTAGCTAACTGTGCTAACTCTGCTTAGCTACAGTATAAACTTCTTTACTTTCCGCTTTTGAAAGTAGGACAGCCAGCGCCTCCTAGTGTACAGAAGTAGCAGCTGTACAGAGCTCAGGCCTTTCCTGCTGATACAGGATTTAGGAGCAGATCTGCGTTGTTTCATGACTGAAACCCACAGCGTGGATCACTGGATACGCGGATGCTGAGAGAACGCGTGATGGAGCCGTGACGTTCTCGATAATGATGTTCTCGATAATCTGTAGCGTAAATGAGCCGTAGCATTTTGCCGCTAACGTTGACCGCTTTCCCGTTTGAGAGTCGGTTTTTAACCGCACTCTGTCGCCCCCTGCAGGTTTTCCCCGATGGGCGTGGACCACATGAGCAGCGTGTCCGGCGTGAACGTGGCGAGCAGCTCCACGTCCGGCTGGTGCATCTTCATCTACAACCTGAGCCAGGACACAGACGAGGGCATCCTGTGGCAGATGTTCGGGCCCTTCGGCGCCGTCACCAACGTCAAGGTCATCCGCGACTTCAACACCAACAAGTGCAAAGGCTTCGGCTTCGTCACCATGACAAACTACGAGGAGGCGGCCATGGCCATCG
This window of the Pygocentrus nattereri isolate fPygNat1 chromosome 2, fPygNat1.pri, whole genome shotgun sequence genome carries:
- the elavl1a gene encoding ELAV-like protein 1a isoform X1, with protein sequence MAVRRGHIRCLKEVYDMSNGYEDHMVDEPKDSKTNLIVNYLPQNMSQDELHSLFSSIGEVESAKLIRDKVAGHSLGYGFVNYLNPSDAERAISTLNGLRLQSKTIKVSYARPSSDSIKDANLYISGLPKTMTQKDVEDMFTRYGRIINSRVLVDKATGLSRGVAFIRFDKRAEAEDAIKDLNGQKPPGATEPITVKFAANPNQVKGTQIISQIYHAQSRRFGGPVHHQAQRFRFSPMGVDHMSSVSGVNVASSSTSGWCIFIYNLSQDTDEGILWQMFGPFGAVTNVKVIRDFNTNKCKGFGFVTMTNYEEAAMAIASLNGYRLGDKILQVSFKTSKTHK
- the elavl1a gene encoding ELAV-like protein 1a isoform X2 → MSNGYEDHMVDEPKDSKTNLIVNYLPQNMSQDELHSLFSSIGEVESAKLIRDKVAGHSLGYGFVNYLNPSDAERAISTLNGLRLQSKTIKVSYARPSSDSIKDANLYISGLPKTMTQKDVEDMFTRYGRIINSRVLVDKATGLSRGVAFIRFDKRAEAEDAIKDLNGQKPPGATEPITVKFAANPNQVKGTQIISQIYHAQSRRFGGPVHHQAQRFRFSPMGVDHMSSVSGVNVASSSTSGWCIFIYNLSQDTDEGILWQMFGPFGAVTNVKVIRDFNTNKCKGFGFVTMTNYEEAAMAIASLNGYRLGDKILQVSFKTSKTHK
- the elavl1a gene encoding ELAV-like protein 1a isoform X3; translated protein: MTQKDVEDMFTRYGRIINSRVLVDKATGLSRGVAFIRFDKRAEAEDAIKDLNGQKPPGATEPITVKFAANPNQVKGTQIISQIYHAQSRRFGGPVHHQAQRFRFSPMGVDHMSSVSGVNVASSSTSGWCIFIYNLSQDTDEGILWQMFGPFGAVTNVKVIRDFNTNKCKGFGFVTMTNYEEAAMAIASLNGYRLGDKILQVSFKTSKTHK